The sequence below is a genomic window from Tubulanus polymorphus chromosome 1, tnTubPoly1.2, whole genome shotgun sequence.
TGTCCAGATGTTGATGTgatcaaaattaaaacaataatCACCGCTTTTCCAatcattttttcgattttcattatgattaattttccAAGTTCATATACGTTTTTTTTCCTGTAGATATAACGTCGTTTAACTCCCTACTGCGGAGGCGCTCAAACAAACATTCTAATGACACGCATTTGACCCTAAAGCGATCGagtttattttattactttcaaAAGAATATATCTACGTCAATTCATGTAATTTACTTTCTCGCAGCAGTAGCTGAtcattgtatcttttattcgaCTGCGAATAATTCAGCTCATTATACGCGCTTTTGTCGTCAACTCGTAGAAGTCATTTCTTTGCTCTAACGGGGAATTCCTTTGTGCCCGTTCTTTAGTAGACGGTTGAGCTGGTTTTATTTGCCTTTTTCAATAACGAACGGCTACGAAAAGTGGTAAACACGAGATACAGGTTCTATTACTTCGAGAAtgatagaaattatttttagaaaatgattcgACGAATATAATCTGTGTTTTGACAGCGGACCTGACAAATAATGAATacattcaatatattttttactGTTTACTGCTGATATACCTTATTATATAATTTGTCTATTTCATATGTGCATAATTTTTATTGTGCTGGATAGTCATAATGGTCATAGAGCATTTTCCTAGAATTTCAGGTATCTGATGTAACCgtttttcgatgaaaatattgatgaagTCCACAATGTTTTTTATTCAGTTAGTCGAATGACTGATTTAGTAGGTTAGTGAGTCTCTCGATTGCAAGCGCAAATCGCAAAAATATAACAAACTGGTGACCATAGACATGTTACATGTTTCCCACCAATAATTAATGATTTACTCAATTCTTGGGAATAGAGCGTTCTGTGTTCATTGTCGTATTCGACATGTAAACTAATGGAAATCAATTAATTCTCAATTTCTCTATACGTTATTCTATGTTTTCAAAACCCTTACGTCGAATTCAGTGATTAATGCATTTTTTACTCGATTttaatcatcaattaataatttCGTGTTGATATTTTACGTAAATCTTAACGTCGCTTTCATCGTCCGGTCATAATAGTTTAAGAGTTGCGAACTGCAAGGATTAAAacaacaatgattttgatacgTTTCTTATATGTTTTTGTATTTATAGGAATCTTCTTCAAATTTGCATCATTTCAAGGTACAGATATCAAAACAATTTTCGAAAATTCTATTTAAGACTAATTTCATGATAGTCAACATCTTCTGAATTATCGACTTCTCTTTATAGATATCGCAGTAGATACGTTTATAGTGAATTATCCAAAAGCTATGTTCGCTGGTCTAAAATATCCGATTACATTTACAATTACTGTCTTTAATAATGGCCCCCAAAACCTTGCACCAAAAGGTCAGTTTACTGTGCATGTAATTATGATGAGAATTGTGGAATATTTCGAGAAATTGTCAGAATTTTATGACGAATTTTGCCGTAATTATTTTCTGTTATTCTCTAGCGGACAATTTCAAAACCTGGTTGATGATGTCTGAATTTAACCTGGCTGTAGTTGGCGGACCTGCCACACCCCCGGCCGGTTCAATTCTCGTAAAATTCGACCAGGCCGACAGCATCAATCAAGGCTTACTTGACGGTCAACAATTTCCGATGAAAGGTTCATCGGAGATAGAGATTCCTTCCGATCGAATGAAATGTGAAGCGACGTATTTCGTATGtatttatgtgaataaacttgcTAACGATTCAGATGTAGATAATAATTGGAGTTGTGATTTCATAGATCCATTACCATCGTGTAGTACAGGTTTGTAAACGATGCATTGTTCATTTATCATACTTCTCctctttttatcatatttctcCTCATACttctcctcttttaattgagtCTGTTTATATTTCACTCGTGCTCACAGATGTTGATGTATTTGACATGAATACACCACCGAAACTATTGGACTGGCAAAGCGTAACTGCATCATTGGACCTTACAATTCAATCAGACACTGATATCAGCAAGGTTTGTAtgcaaatttacaaattttcgGTCAAAATGCACTTTTGTATATACGTCTTAcatcatgaaaatattgccTATTTTTCAGGCAACTGGAAATAGTATGAATTTCAATGTTTCGGCTGCATTCACGTCTTCAGATTGCTCGTTAGCGTTATCACAGTGTCAGTTCTTGACGCCTGCCCCGCGAATAACCGCGACCGTTGATAACGTGGCCGCGAAACAGGGTTTACAGGAATATACCTCCACCGATCTTAAATGTTCGATATCGTATCCggcactagggggcgttgtaGATTTCTGTAAAAACGACCCGTTGTTCGTGTGCGTGACAGTAAGCGCGGGCACTGGTGCCCGATTCGTTGATTCTGATACAGAAAACAACGTCATTTGTCAGCAAATTCTCGACCGACAATGTTACTCGGgtaaattctttttaatctGAAAGCATTTTCAACATacgaaaaataataaagaaaaacaaattcaatgtGATTTTTCATGTATAGCGCCGTACTCATTAAATCGAGGCGTtttatacaaaatagaaaaccatgaaaatcattaatatGCTAAGTAgataaaaaaagataaatataTGTTCTTCTGAAAAGGTCAAAATGTTCTTCTAAAAAGGTAATTGTTAGGAGTTAGGTAAAATTCTACACTAAAACATTTTCAAGATAACTGCAGAGGAATTTAGAGAGATGACAAAAGGCGACTATCGGGTAGAATCATCAGAAATCATACTTATTCCACTATCTATTTTCTAGATCCGATTATACCAGCAGCGCCAGTTATCACAACAAACCCGCTGTGTTTAATCCGAGATGTACACGTACCGGTTACATTCACGTTTGATATAAAAAACGACCGACCGTTGAATTCATTCAGTGATATTCAACCCGCTTCAGGAGCGAATTTTCAAGTAGAGATGCTGCTATCTAGCGTCGATTTGACGACGCTATCCGCAACGACGTCTGCGATTACGTCGAAAAACTACACGGTCACAACATCCCCGAAACCGCTAAACGATAGATTGGATGCGAGTCAAACATACGGTAAAAATAAGAaagaatcattaaaaaaattcagCCCGGATTCGACCTAGGAACCACTGGCGAGCTGAATCATAAACCAATGGTTTAAAGCATATAAGCCCACAGCCCATCTATTAGATGTTTATAggattgattttctatttctggAATGTTTTCATCTGGTTATACGTGTGATATTTCAGGGTCTATTACTGGTTATGTAAATGATGTAACGTTGTCCAACGCTTTTTGTTCAGTCGCCAACTTTCTCTGTCTTAATCTCAAACGGGGAAATGGTGCGACGTACATGGACCTTAAACCAAATAACAATATGCGATGCGTTGATATAACTGGCATCAAGAAATCCTGTTTTCCCGGTGAGTGATCATAATCGTGGGAATTTCATGTATCTGCTTGCGTCGACTCGAATCTTAGTTGAAGAAGACTTCGTTCATTTTTAGATTTGGCCTTAACGCTCAGCGGGTTATCGATATTACCGACAGGGGGCACTGGTAGCGCTGTTGTTAATAATGATTCCCCCGTCAACTTGAGGTTTAATATGAACGTTCAAAATGTGGCCGCAActgggaaaaataatgacgtcatcaaaccGTGCGGAAACTATgacaattattatttcaagGCGGTCGTTACGACATCCGACTTAGACAAATCTCCAAATGGACAGATTCTCAAAGATCTTGGAAAGGTTTTATCATCGTCGAAAAATATTGCAATATTTTCCAGATTTTCGCTTATGTTTAGTTTATACACACACAGTGCACCACTTCGTTTCAGATATCAATACCGGTCGGTGATGCGGGTAAACTATCTCAAGCTCTACCGGCAGGTGAAACAGCTTCGTTCAGTAATATCGACGGTGTTTCTGGTTTCATGATGACAAGAGACGATTGTCGCCGGTTGAAATATATCTGTATCTATGTCGTAGTGGAACCAGTGGCAAAATATACGGATGCCAATACTACGAACAACGTCCGGTGTCTACCGTTAACTCGCAATTGTAGCCCGAGTAAGTGTTCGATAATAGATTCTCCTTCCAACTCAATCTCTAAAGTCTTCTTCATTATTTCGCCTTTAATTCTGATTTTCAGAATTCATCAATCTCGATAACAGAACTTGTGTCCACGAAAATGCAACAGGTTCAAATACAGTGTTTCAGATCGAAGCCGAAGATGCTGATAATGATAGAATTAAATTTTACCTGTTTGCTTCTCCCATGGATGACAGTTTTTACCTCGATCCCCCGAATGGTCAGTTTTTGTTAtagtttttaaatttattgatcCTATATAATCATTGCGATACAATTTTGATAGACATGACGATTGATTGAACACTTTACGTTCGACTTTTTTTTGCACAAACAGGAAAAGTGATCAAACACGTGTCTAATCATCAATTCAACCATGAGAAATTCTCTGAATATGAATTAACAGTATTAGCAACTGATAGCAGTGTTACCGGCGTAGTGGGAACATTAACCGTGTGCGTAATCGATGCGAACGAACCGCCCGAATTCATCAACCTGCCCGGCACGACTAACGTACCAGAAAACAATATACACGAAGCAATTATATATCAGGTAATAACTTATAGATTATTAATGCCATATCTTCTATCACTCTTTCAGTTGCATGCTCAAAgtcagttctatagccaattaACAACTTGGGTCGCGTTCTTTCGGTTCGATAACCAATCGAGCAACTTTCTCTCTGTCCGTGTTTTAACGATGATGTAGAATTCCACACAGTACAGGAATAGATATattcctggacccagttccacagttgtgagttagagttaactctgagtttaaattagttcattttcgatgagttaactcagggtcaaattttaactccgaactgtggaactggactctGAAGGTGACGAataaggatatagtcgaaaaattgaaatcgatAACCAACAcgaggaaacatttttgactcatttttctttataagaatgggattttatattatttacTTTCCGACCCAAGTTTCGACTGTGCAACTTCTGACCCGAGACACCGTTCTCAATCACTGCATCTCGTTTTCGGTTGTTTCAACAGTTGTTTATGATCGTTCTGTTCTTCTATGATCGCTCTCATACACTTTTTAACCTTACATATTTATTTCCAGGTATCCGCTACTGACGTCGATGGTGATATCGTTCGTTACAATATTACTAATATTGACCCGAAAAATGGAAAAGGCAAATTCAACATTGATTCCAGTGAGTTATCAGAGTTTCGTTTTATCGCAGTTTCATAGGAGTATCAAATTCACTTGTTCTGGTATTTTTCTCAGAATCTGGTAAGGTGTACGTCACATCGAATGCTGGGATCGATTACGAATATCTATGGAATTACAGCATCCACGACCCGTGGTTCAATGTATCTATAGTAGCGTGTGATTCTCGTGGTCTTTGTTCGACGAGTTACCTTAAGATTGATGTCGTTAACGTTAACGAATCGCCAGTATTTCAACCCGATCACTCGACGTATTTCGAGCTGAATGAAATGGCCACGACTTACgtaagaaaatgaaatcagatcACCGAATATTtccgaatatgaaatatagtaATTTCTCAATTCAGTATCTAATGTTGCCTGTAGCTCGTGTACTGCAAGATAATAGATATTACTAATCATTCAGACAATCGAAGTCAAAGTGGAACCGCATGAATATCATGAACTatgttatttttcagaaaGCCAATGTAGCGGGTCCTCAGATTTATCGAATTCCAATCGCGTTCGATGTGGATCGCGAAGACAATCACACAAACTCGCTTTATAACAAACTCTACGAGAACAAATATTTCTATCAGAATCCGAAAGATGATCGAGACATCAGACTTAAACTCGCTATTGATTATGAAAGTAATGAATTACCAAGGATATTCTATCTAGGTAACAACACGAAGtctaaagaaaaaatttaatcattttcaatttattctaatTAATGAAATCAGCCAATTTTCACATCAGATTTTCAGGTATTCGATTCAGGTTTCAATAATTACGGCGATAAAAAGGCAATAGTTCGATTGAATGATGTTTATCAGTTGAAGGTGTATGTGAAGAATATCTGTGACGAAAAACCATCTTTCGTTCCGAACAAATACAGCGCTACCGTACAAGAAAATGTACCGATCGGGACAACTGTTCTCATCGTGACAGCTGACGACCGCGATTTATGGATTTACGGAGAATTTTGGTTCCACGTCGACTCGGCAAATGTTGCGTCTGATTATTTCGAAACGAGAAGGTTAACGCGTGAAACTGCGGCATTAGTCGTTAAATCACCACTGGATGCGGAACGGTTTTCCATCATGAATTTCTACGTTAAAGCGATCGATTACTGCGCCATACAACAGACCGCTAACCTCAATATAACGTTGACTAATATTAACGATAATATCCCGAAATTCGAACGCGATTTTTACGATTTCGAAATATCAACCAACGCGCGTATTGGTACACACTTCGGTGACGTCAGAGCCACGGATGATGACGTAGGTAAATATCGCCGCCTGAGGATGCGATACCgcttaatatttatttcattaatgaatGATTAAGATGTTATCTGAAAATTTACAGAAGGAAATGGAATAAAGTATGATATGCTCTATCAAATGAATGGTTTTGAAATCGACTCGGCTGGGAAATTAACAACAACGGAAACGCCTTATTTACCATATCATAAATATGTCAGATATGTCACAGCCAAAGATAACGACTCGATCGCTCCAATGACGTCATTGTAAgtataaagatacagttgaaGTGATATGTTAATTGTCTGCATGTGCAAACTAATCTAAATAGATTCcgaacttttttttcttttagaatCAGCACCTTGCGAATTGATACTTATGTAGAATGTGATGTACTGACAAGATGGCGAACGAATGTGACTCGTGATTTCTTTACCGAATATGAAATTAAGCAATTTATCAATTCAGTATCTAATCTTTGTAGTCCGTGTACTGCGAGGTTACACAATGTGACCGCCGAGACCAGGTAAGTAGATTAATACACAATTCCTGTGCAAGATGAGCAAGAGAAAAGATCGGAAGATATATCCAGAAAAAAAACCAGCAGAAATATACTCTTATATAATATCCGAAAAgttgcaaaaatatattcaaatcaaaatgaacattGCGGTTTCATCCTTGATTTATTTTGGGATTTTCGACTTACCGAGACaagttgatttgaataactgttCCAATACGTATTCTTCCAAGTTCTTTTCTTGTGCGTTATTCAAATAATCTTTTATTCGTTACAGCAGCTCCGGCCTAGCCTCTGTGAACTTATACATGCTGCGCGACAATACAACGAGATTTCACGGAAATCTTGGACGACCGAAAGATTTCCTTTCGGCAGAAACAATCattaaaagaataaagaaCGTCACTTCCATTAACAACGTAGCACTTCGAGACGTCACTGAAAGCTGCTTGCCAGTGGTTGTTCCCTTTAATTGGTGGCTTCAGACTGTATTAGGAAATGCGCTGATAGGAATATTTCTGTCAATTCTATTAACTCTTTGGTTGTCGACAATAATTGCTTTGGCGATCAAATTTTGTTCCGGAACACGTACGGGGTTAGTTAATTCTCAGCCGCTTTTGATATTAAGAATTGAttaaatgtttgaatgaatttaGAGGTAAGATTTTAGAATGTATAATTTTTGCATTATCTTTAATTTAACAGGAATCGAATTGAGACTCCATTTCTGAGAGATACAGACATACACAGTAAACCTGCCGAACGTGATTCACATAAGGCCACTACAACCAGAGTCACGGGTAAGGCAACGCTTAGGATTTTATCATTTAACTTAACTTAACAAATCTTATAAATCCAATGAAATTTCTATTTGCAGAAGATCTGAATATCCTAGATTTTCGTTATGGGAGACATACATATCTGGATTGAAGAAAGGTCACCATCGAAGTAGttagtttcaaaataacacaaCGTTAACAGAATATATTCTCTTTCTATCCGATCATGTAAAAATAAACTTAAGTGTAGGAATAGTATTACCGTCGTTTCTTTCGATTCATACAAATCTatcttcacccagtcctggatCTACATTGTCTCTACAACGCTCTGCGATCTTGAGTACCTGTGGTACACTGACACAATGTTTCTTGATAAACTGTGTTCACGATGAGCTGTTGAAGTTGCCTGGATACAGATTTGAAAAAGAATGTCGAGAATAAATCGACAATATATTCCAGGATATGGACCGATACACCGAGCAGTGTACAGTGGTCCGGCGCATCCGCCGTGGGTACAACCAGATAACGATGTTATCATACTAGAACGGGAGAATGGCGAAACGCACGAAGATTTCGTGCGGTTAAAGAATAAAATCAACACGTTACTTACTGAGAATATCGAACTCAGAGAAGATGTTATACGCGGTATTGAAAAGTCAAACGCATTACAAGCAGAGATTATCGAGTTAAGGGAAGAGAAAATAACGATTCTTGCAGATTTACAGAATCAGgttcaatcattgatgcaaCAGCAGGCAGATCTGCCTGCTAATTCAAATGCCAACGACGAGGTAGGCTATGGACTaatagatattttcaaaaaatctgCTGTAGGAGGCCTTCTTATACCAAATCTGATCATTCTGAATATATTTAAAGGTTTCTTCCGTATCACCAGAATCGGAAAGCACCGCTGGTACAAATAATACGTGTAAACATATTTGCGAAAGCATTCTTAGTTCGCTCATCATGAGGGGAGAATCGTGCAATGAAACTGAGAATCTTGAGTCAGATGTTTGTGAAGATCGTGTTGATTTAACAACTGAAATGGATAGTAATACAGTCCGGGATAATGTGAATGCGACGGAACTAGCGGAAGACGATGCGGTAGAGGATGTTACAGATGAGGCCGGTGAGGCGTTGTTGACATGGGAACAATTTGTACAGGAAATGACTGATCAATACCCGGCGACTATGTTCGGAAATCCGCCTGAATTTATAATGATGGTATGTAGTCCCTGTGAACAATTGAAAGTTGAATTTTTAAACGCCAAACTTTACTTTCTAAACCTTACTAAACGCtagtgaaatttgaaaaattacagAATTATGACGAAAATGGCGGGGAAGGGGGAGAGATTTGGGAGGACAGCGACGGTTCACAGTCGACTGACGCGAATCTGAATATAGAAACGACAGAAACCCGTGAAATTGCATCTACAGCTAGTTCGATAGAAGACTGTAATGTCGTCGGCCGACGAGAATCCCGAATCGAAAGAGGTCGTAGATTGTTTTTCGCTGCTTTTCGCTGGATTGTGTGGATATTACTGACAAACAGAGACAGTCAGATGTTCATATCTTCATTGTTGGCtgatataaatcaataaacaacTTCAACGATAATCTTCTGTTTGTTCTATCTATTCTGTTTTTAGTTCGATTCAAAACCCATTATACAATTTCAAAGGTTAAAAGCGAAATTTATTCCGCAagaataaagaagtttccagtttctaggcgccattttgtggcggtccctcgaggtccccattgttgcgataatttgcgctcatttttaaaacatacgtttagattgaatatcatatagttctgcagtcccttgctcgacgaaatcagtttatacaccattttaaaggaaatgaaatgcagatatttgctggcgattcttggaatttttgaacgcaacaatgatgaacagtgacgatgtgaaaccaaggaccgcatatcttaaccgcgcgtaaaagaaatcgcaatatttattaattttaaaatatctaagtatctcttaaagctgtatttccaattttcacagaggttaaagagggttatttgcagtttaagcctgCGTTTAATTTTAAGTAAGATATACTCTAGAgaccatcgtcaggtgtgtgATATCGGTATTTACAGATCTATTCTCCACGAGTGTGGCTATTCTAATAAACTCATCGTGTCATGACTGCTGAATACTGCACTGTGTATATATGGATTATTAGATTCTATCAGTAAACTTCAttaaataatttaattaaGACGAATGATTATTCAGTAAATAtccaataattcattattcattgttaACTTGCTTACTTACCTTACTTCACGCGGCCGGAGTTTCTatgaataattataataactGCAAACTTTACCATACCTGAATTCTTACGTGTTCACACATTTCACGGGGAACTAAACTGAACAAGCTTATTATATACATTGTTGTTATCGAATTTGAGGTTATCGTTATGTACTTACTTTCTCCTCCAAGACCAGAGAATATGATATCCGCcaaatctgaaaatacgaTAATTACTAACAAAGACCACTTGGATAGATTTACTCAGATTCTCATTGTCATCGATGACTTACATATTTCGTCTCTCGCATAAAGTTTATATCTTGCGGTTTTGCTTATGCTACATTTGCTTAAGTCTTTGATATATCTGCAGTCTCTGGTAGTGCTTCCCTTTTTGACTAAGAACATCATACACACGTTTGGTCTCGTGTTGTAAAATTGTTGATTCTGATTGTTACAAGCGTCTGCGCAATTGCGTGGTACCAACCAGCTTTGAGTGCTCATTCCACCAGAATTACATTCAATATCATCCCTCGTGTACGGGAAAGCTTCGAGAGCCTCtgtattcaatcggaaaaaaatatctatctGTTGATATTTGTATCATAGATAAAACCTCTTTTTCTGATCTTCTCTTTATTTCTTGGAGATTTCATTCTATGATCGAATGTGTATCCAGATTTTGACAATATTATTGTCAGAAGACTCTTTCTTACCTTCGGtatctatattttcatattgtacaGGATCGCTTCTCGGCGAATTGGCTATGGATTCGAATCCACCTATATCTGTCACatcaataaatacattatAAGTTTCAAAGTCCTTTTACGTTACGAttatatagaataaattaactgattgaaaaaaatgaaatgaaacttaCTCAGTTTGAACTTCGAGTAAATAACGCTGACACTTGAACTCCTTCGCGTGCAAGAAAGTTCGTCAATCAACTTATAACAGCCTCCTCCAGCTAACGGTTTGTAGAAGAATTTGTTACAGTTTTGGCCGTGTGGCCATTGTGACTGTTGACACTTAGCGGCACATTCATCAACAAGTGAATTTGGCGGGTTTGAATCATCCGGTTTTGGGTAGGTGTCCGTGCAAGTAACTCCACTTATCACAAACGGAAAATCATCGTGCAATTCCGAATGATCtgcaaaaacattcgaaaaaGACTCatgatattattatttcaaGATATTTCCCTCGATATTGAATCTTTCTAGGAGAAACGACTACGAAAATGAGCAACATTTCACTCTGAATCCGATTAACAAATTAGATACGATCCTCTTTAGAAACGACTTGGAAAAGAGCGAAGTCTATGTTTACCTACCTATTTGTCCAATTGTTCCTTTTTGCATCATCGTATATAAtgagaaaaata
It includes:
- the LOC141915351 gene encoding uncharacterized protein LOC141915351 — its product is MNFYVKAIDYCAIQQTANLNITLTNINDNIPKFERDFYDFEISTNARIGTHFGDVRATDDDVEGNGIKYDMLYQMNGFEIDSAGKLTTTETPYLPYHKYVRYVTAKDNDSIAPMTSLISTLRIDTYVECDVLTRWRTNVTRDFFTEYEIKQFINSVSNLCSPCTARLHNVTAETSSSGLASVNLYMLRDNTTRFHGNLGRPKDFLSAETIIKRIKNVTSINNVALRDVTESCLPVVVPFNWWLQTVLGNALIGIFLSILLTLWLSTIIALAIKFCSGTRTGNRIETPFLRDTDIHSKPAERDSHKATTTRVTEDLNILDFRYGRHTYLD